In the Alligator mississippiensis isolate rAllMis1 chromosome 7, rAllMis1, whole genome shotgun sequence genome, one interval contains:
- the LOC132251661 gene encoding olfactory receptor 14C36-like produces the protein MSNQTTVTEFLLLGFSDIWELQILHFVIFLTAYLATLMRNLLIITVVTLNCELHSPMFFFLINLSIVDLGSISVTVPKSMSNSLLNTRLITYSGCVAQVFCLLCFLGANLSLLTVMAYDQYIAVCKPLHYGIIMNRRACVQMIASAWAASVINSALHTGNTFSLPFCHSNTINQFFCEVPQLLKLSCSDTYRRELAALAFSVFLALGCFVFIVVSYVQIFTAVWRIPSEQGRQKAFSTCIPHPIVVSLFIFTGAFAYMKPTSYFPSSLDLLTAVLYSVVPPMVNPFIYSMRNKEIKCALRKLLQRQMLSKNRMSLFTLCVWFTTLFL, from the coding sequence atgtccaaccaaaccaccgTGACTGAattcctgctcctgggcttttctgatatttgggagctccagatcttacactttgttatctttctCACAGCGTACTTGGCAACCCTGATGAGGaatctcctcatcatcacagTTGTAACTCTTAACTGtgaacttcattctcccatgttctttttcttgattaatttgtccattgtggaccttggctccatctcagtgaccgtgcccaaatccatgtctaactCTTTATTGAACACCAGGTTAATTacctactctggatgtgttgcTCAAGTGTTTTGTCTcctctgcttcttgggagcaaatttatccCTTCTCACGGTTATGGCATATGACCAATACATTGCtgtctgcaaaccactgcattatgggataatTATGAACAGAAGAGCTTGCGTCCAGATGATTGCCAGTGCTTGGGCTGCTAGTGTCAtcaactctgcactgcacacagggaacacctttagtctccccttctgccactcaaataccatcaaccagttcttctgtgaagtgccccagctgctcaagctctcctgctctgacacataccgcagagagctggcagcccttgccttcagtgtgtttttagctcttggttgttttgttttcatcgttgtgtcgtatgttcagatcttcaccgcagtgtggagaatcccctctgagcagggccggcagaaagccttctccacctgcattcctcacccgattgtggtctccctgtttATCTTCACTGGTGCCTTTGCCTACATGAAACCCACCTCCTACTTCCCATCCTCTCTAGATCTTCTgacagctgttctgtattctgtggttCCTCCAATGGTAAATCCATTCATCTatagcatgaggaacaaggagatcaaATGTGCTCTGAGAAAACTGCTCCAAAGGCAGATGCTCTCCAAGAACAGGATGTCCCTTTTTACTTTGTGTGTTTGGTTTACTACTTTGTTTCTTTAG
- the LOC132251662 gene encoding olfactory receptor 14A16-like has translation MPNCTTVTEFLLLGFSETRQLQILHFVIFLAAYLAALVGNLLVITAVATDHHLHSPMYYFLENLSILDLGSISVIGPKSMANYLLNNRIISYAGCVSQVFFFFFFCTAGFALLTIMAYDRYVAICKPMHYGIIMNRRACIQMAACAWVVGAISSALHTGSTFSLPFCHSNIINQFFCEIPQLLKLSCSDTYRGELRAIVFSMCSGLGCFVFIVVSYVQIFTAVWRIPSEQGWQKAFSTCIPHLIVVSLFLSTSGIAYLKPISDSPSPLDLLAAVLYSVVPPLMNPVIYSMRNREIQAALKQLLHRLILSKTNLPIFVS, from the coding sequence atgcccaactgcaccactgtaaccgagttcctcctcctgggcttctctgagACTCggcagctgcagatcttacactttgtcatctttctggcagcgtacctggcagctctggtggggaacctccttgttatcactgctgtagctacggaccaccacctccacagccccatgtactactttttggaaaatttgtccatccttgaccttggatccatctcCGTCATTGGCCCTAAATCCATGGCCAATTATCTCTTAAACAACAGGATAATTTCGTATGCTGGGTGTGTTtcccaggtctttttcttcttctttttttgtacAGCTGGTTTTGCACTCCTAACTATCATGGCATATGATCGGTACGTTGCCATCTGTAAGCCAATGCATTatgggataataatgaacaggagagcttgcatccagatggctgcctgtgcttgggttGTTGGTGCCATcagctctgcactgcacactgggagcacctttagtctccccttctgccactcaaatatcatcaaccagttcttctgtgaaataccccagctgctcaagctctcctgctctgacacataccgaGGAGAGCTGAGAGCAATTGTCTTCAGTATGTGTTCAggtttaggctgttttgttttcatcgttgtgtcgtatgttcagatcttcaccgcagtgtggagaatcccctctgagcagggctggcagaaagccttctccacctgcattcctcaccttatcgtggtctccctgtttctttccactagTGGCATTGCTTACttgaagcccatctctgactccccgtcccctctggatctcctggcagctgttctgtattctgtggtgcctccattgatgaatccggtcatctacagcatgaggaacagggagatccaagctgccctcaagcaacttctccacaggctgatcctctCCAAAACTAATCTGCCCATCTTTGTTTCATAA
- the LOC132251364 gene encoding olfactory receptor 14A16-like: MPNCTTVTEFLLLGFSDTRQLQILHFVIFLTVYLAALVGNLLVITVVTTDHHLHSPMYYFLANFSILDLGYISVIVPKSMANSLLNTRKISYAGCVSQVFLFFLFCSADFSFLTIMAYDRYIAICKPLHYEIIMNRRACVQMAACAWAASVIYSALHTGNTFSLPFCHSNIINQFFCEIPQLLKLSCSDTYRRELAAILLSIFLVLGCFVFIVVSYVQIFTAVWRIPSEQGQQKAFSTCIPHLLVVSLFISTVGIAYLKPVSDSPSPLDLLAAVLYSVVPPLMNPVIYSMRNKEIQAALRKLLHKLICSRNNMSIFLS, encoded by the coding sequence atgcccaactgcaccactgtaaccgagttcctcctcctgggcttctctgacactcggcagctgcagatcttacactttgttatctttctCACAGTATatctggcagctctggtggggaacctccttgtcatcactgttgtaactacggaccaccacctccacagccccatgtactattttttggcaaatttctccatccttgaccttggataCATCTCTGTCATAGTCCCaaaatccatggccaattctctcttaaacaccaggaaaatttcctatgctggatgtgtgtcccaggtcttcctcttcttcctcttttgttCAGCTGATTTTTCATTCCTCAcaatcatggcatatgaccgatacattgccatctgcaagccactgcattatgagataataatgaacaggagagcttgtgtccagatggctgcctgtgcttgggctgctagtgtcatctactctgcactgcacactgggaacacctttagtctccccttctgccactcaaatatcatcaaccagttcttctgtgaaataccccagctactcaagctctcctgctctgacacataccgcagagagctggcagcaatTCTCTTAAGTATATTTTTAGTTCTAGggtgttttgttttcatcgttgtgtcatatgttcagatcttcaccgcagtgtggagaatcccctctgagcagggccagcagaaagccttctccacctgcattcctcacctgcTTGTGGTCTCCCTGTTTATCTCCACTGTTGGCATTGCTTACTTGAAGCCcgtctctgactccccgtcccctctggatctcctggcagctgttctgtattctgtggtgcctccattgatgaatccggtcatctacagcatgaggaacaaggagatccaagctgccctgaggaaactgctccacaaGCTGATCTGCTCCAggaacaatatgtccatctttctttcatga